Sequence from the Kineosporia succinea genome:
CCGCCTGGTCGGCGCTACGGAACTGGATCGCCGACCATCCCGCCGCCAGCGCCCCGGCACAGTTGCGTTCCAGGTCGTCGACGAGCACGCACTGACCCGGCGGCAGCCCGGCCCGGCGCGCCGCCAATGCGAAGATCGCCGGGTCGGGCTTGCGGGCACCGACCTCGAAAGACAGCACCACGTCGTCGAACATCGCCTCCACGGGCAGCATCCGGCGCCAGTGCTCGTCCCAGGCCGGCACCATGTTCGACAGCACACCGACGAAGTGCCCGGCCGCCCGGGCGCCCCGCAGGCGTTCCGCCCAGCGGTGATTGGTCTCGCGCCGGTCGAACCAGATCGGCCCGAGCGAGTCCGGCGAATCGATCACCACCCCCTGAGCCCGCAGCACGGCACCGATCTGCGCCAGCCACTCGCGCTCGCCGACCAGCGGCGTGTCGAGCGGCTCCATGAAATCCTGGGTGCCGTAACGGCTGCTGACGGTGCTGACCGCACTCATCAGCACCTGCGGATCCACCTTCAGCCGAGCACAGAAGGCGCCCCAGGTCTGGTGCATCGCCGGTGTCAGCACACCGCCGAAGTCGGTCCACACCGCCCGGCGGTAGGGAACGGTGGTCGGGCTCTCGCTCATGGGAACTCCACGGTGGTGAGGGTGACGGTGATCTCGGCGACGAGCTCGCCGTCCTGTTCGAAAAGACAGGGCACCTCGACATGACGGGGCGCCCCGGCGGGCCCGGGCCTCGATGCGCCCGTGGGAGCGGTCACCGTGACGGGTGCGTCCAGTTCGGCGAACCGGTGGAAGACCGCGCGGAAACCGGCCGCATGCAAACATTCCCGGTGCCCGGCCAGGGCGATCTGCCGGGCGGCCTCGGTGAGGGTCATCGCCGGCAGGTGGTCGTAGGCGTGGTCGAACAGCCCGCGGTTGCCCGGGTGAGGCGTGACCCGGGCGCCGATCAGGCCGTCGCGCTCCACGGGGTCGGTCAGCACCACGTTGTGCGGGTGCAGGCGTCCGACCCGAAGTGGGGACGCCTGGCCCGACGGATCGGGGACGTCCAGATCGCGGGTGGAGGGCGGTTCGGAACCGCGCTGCACCCGGCGCAGTGCCGCGTGCTGGCTGCCGCGCACGAACGTCACGTCCATGGTGTGCCGGCCGATCTCGACGTCACCCAGGAAGACGTTCTGCTCCACACCCCCGTTGCGCACCCGCCCCGATCGGCGCGGTTCCCCGAGATAGCGCGTGGACAGGGTCAGATCGAGCGGATCGCCGTCCAGCCGCAGCAGTTCCGGCCGGCCGACGGTGATCTCGAACCGGTTCACCAGCATCGACTCACCCACCGGGATCCCGGTGACCACGTGCGCCCCGCCGATCGCGGCCTGGCGGCACGCCTCGAGCACCAGCAGCACGTCGGCCAGAGGCACGTCCTGACAGTGATCGCTGTAATACGAGTGCGAACAGGGCAACTGGACGCCCACCCGGCACAACCGGTCGGTGACGGCCCGCACGTCGGTGACGAAGACCTCGGAGACGGCCGCCCGGTGGATCATCTGCCGGTCCACGGTGCGGGAGAAGAGCAACGGCTGGTCGGTCAGTGCCTCTGGAGATGCCTCTGCCTGCATGTCATCACGAAAACACCGGTGCCGCAGGCCCGGCAATCCGTCCTTGGAGGCATCGCCACCCCCTAGAGCACATGCCGAACCGCTGCGCCGCGGGCAGAACGGGCACTACGGTCGGGTCAGCCTCGGAATCCCTCCGAGCCTGTCGAAAGGGGCACCCATGCCGGAAAATTCGCTGTCCCGGCGGTCGGTTCTCGCGCGTGCCGCCGCCGGTGCCGCCGCCTCCGCCCTCGCCGTGCCGCTCGCGACGGCCCCCGCCCGGGCGACCTCGGCACCGGTGGCTCCGGGGCTGTCCGGGAAGCACCGGATTCCGGACGAGTTCACCGTCACCGCGCCCGAACTGTACCCCGAGGGCATCGCCTGGGACCCGACCCGTTCGGCGTTCCTGGTCGGCTCGGCGCGCTTCGGTTCGGTCTCGGTGGTGACCACCCGCGGAAAAGTGACCGAACTCGTCGCCCCGCTCGCCGCCGCGTCCACCCTCGGCATCCGGGTCGACGCCGCCCGCAACCGGGCGCTGGTGGCCTACAGCGATTTCTGGGTGCGCCAGCAGATCGACACCGGGCTGCCGCCGGTCTCGGCCGTGGCCGTGTTCGCGCTCGACACCGGCAAGGTGCTGCGCCGGGTGGACGTCGATCCGGGCGGCGCCCGCACGTTCGCCAACGACCTCACCCTCGACGACGACGGCAACGCGTACGTGACCAACTCGGTGACCACCCGGATCATGAAAGTCACCCCCCGGGGCCGGATCTCGACGCTCCTCGACGACCCGCGGTTCGAGGCGGCGGTGGTCGGGGCCAACGGCATCGTGTACGACCCGCGCGGCTACCTGCTGGTGGCCCGCTACGACACCGGCGTGCTGTACCGGATCCCGCTGGAGCGCCCGCGGCGCATGCGGGAGGTCGAGCTCGAGAAGCCGCTGATCGGGACCGACGGCATGATCCTGACCGACTCCGGCGACCTGGTGGTCGTCACCAACGCGATCGGCGAGGCCGTCGGCGTCGGTGGAGGAGTGGATGCCGTCACCGTCCTGTCCAGTCACGACCGCTGGCGCAGCGCGAAGGTGAAGCGCCAGGTGTCACCGTGGCCGGTCGCCGGCCCGACGACGGTGACGATGACGCCGCGCGGGGCCTACGTGCTCAGTGGACGGGTCGGCACGCTGCTGAGCGGCAGTGGGGTGGGGCAGGACTTCACCGTCCGCCGGCTCTGACCCGGGGGGCACTTGCTAACCGGAACCACGTTCCTTATGGTGTGGAACGCGGTTCCGGTTATCCCTCCGTCGAAGAAGGCTGAACATGTCCACCATCTCCCTGACCCCGGTCGTCCTCCCGTCCGACCCCGATCGCGGTGAGCCGCTCCAGGTGCGGGTCACCGCCCCGGCCGACGGATCCGGCCTGCCGGTGATCGTCCTGTCGCACGGATACTCCGAATCGATGAGGGGCTACGGCCCTCTCGTCGACCACTGGGCGGCAGCCGGTTTCGTCGTGATCCAGCCGACCCACCTCGACTCGGCCACCCTGGGCCTGGCTCCCGACGACCCCCGTCAGCCGCACGTCTGGCGCCACCGGGTGAACGACGTCACCGGCACGATCGACCATCTGGGGGTTGTCGAGGCGGCCGTGCCCGGTCTGGCCGGCCGCATCGACCACGACCGGATCGCCGTGGCCGGCCACTCCTGGGGCGGCACCACGGTGAGCTTCCCCCTGGGGGCCCGGGTGGTCGACGGGGAGGTCATGACCGACCCTCGCGTCCGGGCCGGCATCCTGCTCGCCACCCCGGGGCTCGGTGGTGAGAACCTGACCGCCTTCGCGGCCCAGGCCTTCCCGTTCATGAACCTGACCTTCGAGGACCTGGACACCCCGACGCTCGTCGTCGCCGGTGACCACGACCAGTCGTTCCTGTCCGAGGTGCGCGGCCCGGAGTGGTTCACCGAGCCCTACACGCTCAGTCCCGGCGCCCAGGCCCTGCTCACCCTCTTCGGGGCCGAGCACTCGCTCGGCGGCATCAGTGGCTACCAGGT
This genomic interval carries:
- a CDS encoding HAD family hydrolase, whose product is MSESPTTVPYRRAVWTDFGGVLTPAMHQTWGAFCARLKVDPQVLMSAVSTVSSRYGTQDFMEPLDTPLVGEREWLAQIGAVLRAQGVVIDSPDSLGPIWFDRRETNHRWAERLRGARAAGHFVGVLSNMVPAWDEHWRRMLPVEAMFDDVVLSFEVGARKPDPAIFALAARRAGLPPGQCVLVDDLERNCAGALAAGWSAIQFRSADQAVIELDALLASPPVEAVQEVAV
- a CDS encoding AfsA-related hotdog domain-containing protein, yielding MQAEASPEALTDQPLLFSRTVDRQMIHRAAVSEVFVTDVRAVTDRLCRVGVQLPCSHSYYSDHCQDVPLADVLLVLEACRQAAIGGAHVVTGIPVGESMLVNRFEITVGRPELLRLDGDPLDLTLSTRYLGEPRRSGRVRNGGVEQNVFLGDVEIGRHTMDVTFVRGSQHAALRRVQRGSEPPSTRDLDVPDPSGQASPLRVGRLHPHNVVLTDPVERDGLIGARVTPHPGNRGLFDHAYDHLPAMTLTEAARQIALAGHRECLHAAGFRAVFHRFAELDAPVTVTAPTGASRPGPAGAPRHVEVPCLFEQDGELVAEITVTLTTVEFP
- a CDS encoding alpha/beta hydrolase family protein; its protein translation is MSTISLTPVVLPSDPDRGEPLQVRVTAPADGSGLPVIVLSHGYSESMRGYGPLVDHWAAAGFVVIQPTHLDSATLGLAPDDPRQPHVWRHRVNDVTGTIDHLGVVEAAVPGLAGRIDHDRIAVAGHSWGGTTVSFPLGARVVDGEVMTDPRVRAGILLATPGLGGENLTAFAAQAFPFMNLTFEDLDTPTLVVAGDHDQSFLSEVRGPEWFTEPYTLSPGAQALLTLFGAEHSLGGISGYQVAATTDENPAVVALVREISTAWLRSALKLDPQAFPAAVAALAASASPAGTVETRA